The region TGCTTTCGCCGCTTCGATCACGCGATCAATTTCAGAAGGTGTTACCTCACGATTTTTGATTGCGACCATACCTTTTGAGTCGAAAGAAGAAATATGAGTTCCAGAAACGCCCACCCATACTTCGCCGACGCTGTAACCAGACATCAACTCTGCTTCTTCTTTTGCTTTTTTAATAGAATCGGTTGTTGCCTCAATATTAACGACAACACCCTGGCGGATGCCTGTATTAGGAGCAGTTCCTACTCCCGCGACTTCGATTTTCCCTTCGGGATTGACGGTTCCGATGACGAAACAAACTTTGGTCGAACCAATATCCAAACCAGCCAATACCGGAGCTTTCGGTTTTGATGTACTCATCCCTAAGTCCTCGTATATGACACCCTATTTGAGCGTCTTTGTTTGAGAGACCGACGAATAAAATCATTTTATTCGATTTGAGCCGAACGCGAGCTCGACTTTAGATGGTCTTCCAGACTTAAGCTTAGGGATCCTTACGCAACCTGACAAGGACTTTCTTCGACAGATCCGCGTCTATGACGCGAGCGTCAAACTGCTTTGTTTCGAGGTAATCAACGACGCGAGAAACGCGCGCTGCCTTTAGTGCCACTTGGTCTTCACCGATTTTGACCTGTGTTCCCGTCTTAATCAGTGTCATCCAAAAACCTTCTTTATTATCGTAACGAACTTCCGAAATTGTTTTTCTGCTGAAGGATCCGTTCGTAGGAATTTGCTCGATCACATCAACAGCTTTCTTACGAAGATCTTTTTTCTTAGCGAAAGCATCTCCATCTAAGATCGCAAGGTCTGGCGCTTCCTTTGCTTCGATAGGATCTAGGAAATCACCACTCTTAATAATAGGAACAAGCTTTCCGGCTTTACCCATATAAAGAAGTTTCACTTCGTAAGGTCTCACACGCAAAGAAAGTGTCGTAGGCCATTGACGAGAAATCTGTACGCCCTCGATCCACTCTTGTTTTTGTAACTCTTTATTTACAGATCTCAATTTGATGTTCCAAAGAGATTCGCCTTTGTATTTAGCAAGGGCGGCTTCTAGCGCATCGACATTTGGTTTTAAAAACTGCTCTTGGCCTTGAGGTGGATTTTCCAAAACCACTTCCACTTTTTGAATATTGAAAAAGCCATTTTCATTCAAATAATAGAGAGTACCAATCAAAGCGGCTGGAATAACAACGAACCCAACAAATAATTTCAGCACCAACTTCTTCACAAGAACTCTCCAAAAGAACGGCTTTTCCACCTTAGCGTATCAATATTCACTCGACCTTTCACTGACTGACACCAGTGAAAAATAAAACACGACTAAGGAAGGGTTCATTCAAAACAGCATGGAATCCAACTGTTTTTAGATGAAGGTTTCTGGACAGGACTAAAGTTTTGATGTCACATTTACCTAAGGAATACGCGAACTTCTCTCCATATAGTCCAATGACTCCTTACCGATATTACATGCATGAAATTTGGATCAAAGATCATTTTAAATATCGCAGTCTCTAGCGTGGTTTGTTCTCTGGCAGCCGTGGCTATTTCGTCTTCAAAAATTCACAAACAAGGCCAAGAGCAACTGGTGGAAAAATCCCAAGCTATATTGTCCCGTCTTGAAGCTATTCGTGGTTACATCGCCACTCAGGGTGGACTTGAAGAAGATATCAAACACATGGTTGCGACCTATCCGGATGGAAAGCTTCCAGCTGAAGCCCAAGAACGCATTCTTCACAAAGTTCCAATCTATGCCTCTATTAAAGTAGGTTTTGAAAACGCAGATAAGGATCACTATAAGTTCCGCGTTTTTGCGGCTCACCCAAGACGCGTTCAAAATACGCCCACAGCTAGCGAATCTGAAATCTTGAAAATGTTTGAATCAAAACCAGAGCTGACTGAGTTTGTAGAAAACAAAGACGGTGAGATCACGGTCTACCGACCGATCCGTTTATCTGCTCAACAAGGTTGTATGCTTTGCCATGGTCATCCCTCCACTTCTCCATGGGGTAACGGCAAAGACATTTTGGGCTTCCCGATGGAAAATTGGGCTGATGGAAAAATGCACGGTGTATTCGCGGTAAAGTCTTCCACCGAGGAAGTGAAAGCAGCGGCTAACAACGCATCTATTTCTATTTTGCTTTGGACAACATTAATTTCAGCTTTCATCTTAGTTGTTTCATACCTACTGATCCGCAAACCATTAGGCGCGTTGATGGAATCCATCAACAAGCTCAACGTTGCGGGCACACAAGTTTCTGCCACTTCGAATGAAATTCTTGCTTCAAGCCAAACAGTGACGCAATCTTCTGTGAAAGCCGCAGCATCCATCGAAGAAACATCTGCCTCTACAGAAGAAATTTCCAGCATGGTTAAACGCAATAGCGAACATGCCAACGAAGCGAAAAACCTGGCTCACCAAGCTTCACAAAAAGCACATATTGGCGAACAAGAAGTCCGTAAATTAACGTCGTCAATGGAAGACATTTCTGCAAGTTCGAAAAAAATTGAAGAGATCATCACCGTGATCGACGACATTGCTTTCCAAACAAACCTGCTGGCATTGAATGCCTCTGTCGAAGCTGCTCGCGCAGGAGAACATGGTAAAGGCTTTGCCGTGGTCGCTGATGCCGTTCGTTCTTTAGCGCAAAGAAGTGCAACATCTGCCAAAGAGATTTCAAACCTGATCAATGAAAGTGCGAAAAAAGTAGAACACGGCCACGAGGTCGTTCGCTCCAGCGAAGCGTCTTTGAAAGAAATCGTGACATCTATCGAAAAGCTTTCAAACCTGAACACAGAAATTTCAACAGCCAGCGCTGAGCAAGAACAAGGTATCGCGCAAATCAACCAAGCACTAACCGATATGGAAAAGATAACAATCTCCAACACAAGCTCTGCCCAAGAAGTTTCCACAGCCTCTGAAGAGCTCAACAACCAAGCCGACGTCATGAAAACCGTCGTCGACGACCTAACCAAGCTAATGGCCGGCTAAAAGGCACGGACTTCCCTCCAAAGGTAGTTACTTACCTCATGAAAATAAAAAACCCACGACTTAAAAGCGTGGGTTTTTATTTTCAAGTAAGGACGTAACTTTTAATTTTGGATTTTATCCAAGACATCTAATCCTAGCTTCCAGCCGTCGCCGGCGCCTAGGGTGATGAAGACGTCGCCGTCTTTAAGCATCGATACAATCTTAGAAGAAGATTTATCGTCGCGAAGGAAGTACTGCGCGTGCTCGTGCTTCATTTCAGAAGCCAGCTTTTCAGAGCTGATACCTGGAATCGGTGCCTCACCTGCCGGATAAATATCTGTCAGCAAGATTTGATCAGCTTCCATGAACGCTGTCGTAAAATCATGCCAGCAGTGCTGAGTACGAGAGAAACGATGTGGTTGGAAATACACCACCAAGCGATTATTTGGATACTTCTCGCGGAAAGCTTGAAGAACCGCACGCACCTCTGTTGGATGGTGACCATAGTCATCGTATACTCTGATGCCTTTTTTCTCGCCTTTAAAGTGGAAGCGACGGTCAACACCATCAAAGCGCTGCAAGCCGGCTGCACACTGTTCAAACGGAATACCTGCCGCAAGACCTGCACAGATTGCTGCCACTGCATTCAAAGCATTGTGACGGCCGGGAACGTTGAGCTTAAACTTACCCACCAAGTGACGAGTACCAAGCAAGCGATCACTGCGATACAAAGAGTAATTGCCTTGCTCGCCCGAAAGAACCAAATCGTTCTTTTCGTCGAAGCCATAGTACAAA is a window of Bdellovibrio sp. SKB1291214 DNA encoding:
- a CDS encoding methyl-accepting chemotaxis protein, encoding MKFGSKIILNIAVSSVVCSLAAVAISSSKIHKQGQEQLVEKSQAILSRLEAIRGYIATQGGLEEDIKHMVATYPDGKLPAEAQERILHKVPIYASIKVGFENADKDHYKFRVFAAHPRRVQNTPTASESEILKMFESKPELTEFVENKDGEITVYRPIRLSAQQGCMLCHGHPSTSPWGNGKDILGFPMENWADGKMHGVFAVKSSTEEVKAAANNASISILLWTTLISAFILVVSYLLIRKPLGALMESINKLNVAGTQVSATSNEILASSQTVTQSSVKAAASIEETSASTEEISSMVKRNSEHANEAKNLAHQASQKAHIGEQEVRKLTSSMEDISASSKKIEEIITVIDDIAFQTNLLALNASVEAARAGEHGKGFAVVADAVRSLAQRSATSAKEISNLINESAKKVEHGHEVVRSSEASLKEIVTSIEKLSNLNTEISTASAEQEQGIAQINQALTDMEKITISNTSSAQEVSTASEELNNQADVMKTVVDDLTKLMAG
- a CDS encoding cell division protein FtsQ/DivIB, producing MKKLVLKLFVGFVVIPAALIGTLYYLNENGFFNIQKVEVVLENPPQGQEQFLKPNVDALEAALAKYKGESLWNIKLRSVNKELQKQEWIEGVQISRQWPTTLSLRVRPYEVKLLYMGKAGKLVPIIKSGDFLDPIEAKEAPDLAILDGDAFAKKKDLRKKAVDVIEQIPTNGSFSRKTISEVRYDNKEGFWMTLIKTGTQVKIGEDQVALKAARVSRVVDYLETKQFDARVIDADLSKKVLVRLRKDP